The Chelonia mydas isolate rCheMyd1 chromosome 3, rCheMyd1.pri.v2, whole genome shotgun sequence genome includes a region encoding these proteins:
- the GPATCH11 gene encoding G patch domain-containing protein 11, translated as MEEEDDDYMSDSFINVQQDVRPGLPMVRHVKEAIQKEEKQREANQKNRQKSLKEEERERRDTVLKSSLGNENKGFALLQKMGYKSGQALGKSGEGIVEPIPLNIKTGRGGLGHEELQKRKAEERLENYRKKIHMKKQADEEAADQFRMRFKSKQEERKIEGDLRKSQRACQQLDTQKDIKVPKEIWYWTEPDQEEKDQEEEEKDEYKGSDLSVIEKLQILTAYLREEHLYCIWCGTAYEEAADLSSNCPGDSSADHD; from the exons ATGGAAGAAGAAGACGACGACTATATGTCTGATTCTTTTATTAATGTGCA ACAGGATGTCAGGCCAGGATTGCCAATGGTGAGGCATGTGAAAGAAGCTAttcaaaaagaagaaaagcagagagaagctAACCAGAAAAATAGACAAAAGAGCCtaaaagaagaggaaagagagagacgtGACACTGTGTTGAAAAGTTCTTtaggaaatgaaaacaaaggcTTTGCTTTGCTCCAAAAGATGGGGTACAAAAGTGGGCAGGCCCTTGGCAAGAGTG GAGAAGGCATTGTTGAGCCTATTCCTCTGAACATTAAAACAG GCAGAGGTGGGCTTGGTCATGAAGAATTACAAAAGCGGAAAGCAGAAGAAAGGCTAGAAAACTACAGAAAAAAGATTCATATGAAAAAACAAGCAGATGAAGAGGCTGCAGATCAGTTTAg AATGAGATTCAAAAGCAAACAAGAGGAACGTAAGATTGAAGGGGACCTTAGAAAAAGCCAGCGGGCCTGTCAGCAATTAGACACACAAAAG gatatTAAAGTTCCCAAGGAGATTTGGTACTGGACAGAACCTGACCAAGAAGAAAAAGatcaagaggaggaagaaaaggatgaATACAAAGGTTCAGACTTAAGT GTAATAGAGAAGTTACAAATCCTGACTGCCTATTTAAGAGAAGAGCATCTTTATTGTATCTGGTGTGGAACAGCCTATGAGG AGGCTGCAGATTTATCTTCAAACTGCCCTGGAGATAGTTCAGCAGATCATGACTAA